In Maridesulfovibrio sp., a single genomic region encodes these proteins:
- a CDS encoding S16 family serine protease — protein sequence MKWFNRKNSESQKPVEKEVQEPEEINLKPESAAEELLKRVEESDLPEQILATAREECERLLKIDSSAPEFALAYNYVDFILSLPWNNTTKDDLDLERAKDILDVRHYGLDNVKERILEFLAVKNLHSRINPNLIIADDEIIARENLSIIFEHEGFTVRTVGNGLEAVAAMEEEQADIVITDLKMDGMDGLELLQVLRSRWPDTGVIMLTGYATVKTAVTAMKRGADQYLGKPVNLTRLRDYVYELLGKNQRIQGLRGPVLCFSGPPGTGKTSIGKAIAEAMGRKFICLSLAGLRDESELRGHRRTYVGSMSGRLLQSIRKCGVRNPVIMLDELDKIIQSFQGDATSVLLEILDPQQNSAFVDHYLGLPFDLSGVLFIATANIIERIPGPLLDRLEMIEFSSYTLREKQKIASEFLLPSQLRQHGLVVSEVEVSNEAIKTLISDYTREPGLRSLDKQIAALCRKLARRKLADENGSGPLEVDTGSLAALLGPPPHFSASVGSAPKVGVATGLVWSENGGEIIFVEAAKMFGNKKLILTGSLGEVLQESAQTALSYLRANAGKFDLAQDFFESSDIHVHIPAGAVTKEGPSAGVTIAVAILSQLTERPVPEDMAFSGEISLHGDVLPVGGVREKVMAASRAGIRTIVLPDKCANAVESIEEEVLEGMEIRLVSRLDEALKLAMS from the coding sequence ATGAAGTGGTTCAACAGGAAGAATTCAGAGAGTCAAAAGCCGGTGGAAAAAGAGGTCCAGGAGCCGGAGGAAATAAACCTCAAACCGGAGAGTGCTGCGGAAGAACTGCTCAAAAGAGTCGAGGAATCGGACCTGCCTGAGCAGATACTTGCAACTGCCCGCGAAGAATGTGAACGTCTTCTCAAGATAGACAGTTCCGCACCTGAATTCGCCCTTGCATATAATTATGTGGACTTCATCCTTTCTCTTCCGTGGAACAATACAACAAAAGATGACCTGGACCTTGAAAGAGCCAAGGATATCCTTGATGTCCGCCACTACGGACTGGACAACGTCAAGGAAAGGATTCTTGAATTTCTTGCGGTCAAGAACCTGCACAGCCGCATCAATCCGAATCTCATTATAGCGGATGACGAAATCATCGCGCGGGAGAACCTTTCCATAATTTTCGAGCATGAAGGCTTTACGGTCCGTACTGTCGGAAACGGGCTGGAAGCCGTTGCCGCCATGGAAGAAGAGCAGGCGGATATAGTCATAACCGATCTTAAAATGGACGGAATGGACGGCCTTGAACTGCTTCAGGTGCTGCGCAGCCGCTGGCCGGATACGGGCGTCATAATGCTTACCGGCTATGCCACGGTAAAAACCGCAGTTACCGCCATGAAACGGGGAGCCGACCAATACCTTGGAAAGCCGGTAAACCTGACCAGACTCAGGGACTATGTTTACGAACTGCTGGGCAAGAACCAGCGCATACAGGGCCTCCGGGGTCCGGTACTGTGCTTCAGCGGCCCTCCGGGAACCGGCAAGACTTCCATAGGCAAGGCCATTGCCGAGGCTATGGGCAGAAAATTTATCTGCCTGTCTCTGGCCGGACTGCGGGATGAATCGGAACTGCGCGGACACCGCAGGACCTATGTGGGCTCCATGTCTGGCAGACTCCTGCAAAGTATACGCAAATGCGGAGTACGCAACCCGGTTATCATGCTTGATGAGCTGGACAAGATAATCCAGAGCTTTCAGGGGGACGCAACCTCCGTACTTCTGGAAATTCTCGATCCGCAGCAGAACTCGGCATTCGTTGACCACTATCTGGGGCTGCCCTTCGACCTGTCCGGGGTCCTGTTCATTGCCACGGCCAACATCATTGAGCGCATCCCCGGACCGCTGCTTGATAGATTGGAAATGATAGAATTTTCAAGCTACACCCTTCGTGAAAAACAGAAAATCGCAAGCGAATTTCTGCTCCCGTCCCAGTTGCGGCAGCACGGGCTGGTTGTCTCCGAAGTGGAGGTAAGCAACGAAGCGATAAAAACGCTGATAAGCGATTATACAAGAGAGCCCGGCCTGAGGAGTCTTGATAAGCAGATCGCCGCGCTTTGCAGAAAGCTGGCCCGCAGAAAGCTGGCCGATGAAAACGGTTCCGGCCCCCTTGAAGTCGATACCGGAAGCCTCGCGGCCCTGCTCGGCCCTCCGCCGCATTTCAGCGCCTCGGTAGGGAGTGCCCCGAAAGTTGGTGTGGCTACGGGACTGGTCTGGTCGGAAAACGGCGGAGAGATCATTTTTGTTGAAGCGGCCAAGATGTTCGGCAACAAAAAACTCATTCTCACCGGATCACTGGGGGAAGTCCTGCAGGAGTCGGCGCAGACTGCTCTGAGCTACCTGCGTGCCAACGCCGGAAAATTTGACCTTGCTCAGGACTTTTTCGAGTCTTCGGACATCCATGTCCACATCCCCGCAGGAGCGGTAACCAAGGAAGGTCCGTCGGCCGGGGTAACCATTGCGGTAGCCATTCTTTCGCAGCTTACGGAAAGACCTGTTCCGGAAGACATGGCCTTCAGCGGGGAGATTTCACTGCACGGGGACGTACTGCCGGTAGGCGGAGTGCGCGAAAAGGTCATGGCCGCATCACGAGCCGGCATCCGCACAATAGTACTTCCGGACAAATGTGCGAACGCGGTCGAGAGTATCGAAGAGGAAGTTCTCGAAGGCATGGAGATACGTCTGGTAAGCAGGCTTGACGAAGCCCTGAAACTGGCAATGAGTTGA
- a CDS encoding sigma-54 dependent transcriptional regulator yields the protein MISHANILIVDDESIARDNLTHVLTNDGYSATAVGSGSEALQQFSKQEFELVLTDLMLPGMNGIELLEHIKELNPSTQVIVITGHATVATAVTAMQKGAHSYIAKPLNLDELRAQVRKALERRALSVEVLRLRQVLAQGKQDFPLVGQSDEINKLKKTIKQLAHMDCNVLIQGETGTGKELIARGIHMLSPRSDERFMAINCGTFTAELMDKELFGHEREAFTGAQRGQKGILEVANGGTVFFDEMSELPLNMQVKLLRVLQERTFLRVGGTQEIPVDIRVIAATNCDLKENVEKGTFRQDLFYRLNVVTLSAPPLREHREDIPVLIGHFLEKHRTETQTIDTISQETLDILMNYSFPGNVRELENISQRALALTRGTVFTPDLLPREIRNIAREKPLRTLEEVERHHIEKVLMATNRNKTQAAKILGIDRVSLWRKMKRLGLERESS from the coding sequence ATGATCAGCCATGCGAATATACTTATTGTTGATGATGAATCCATCGCCAGAGACAACCTTACCCACGTGCTCACCAATGATGGGTATTCGGCCACAGCTGTCGGTTCCGGTTCCGAGGCCCTGCAGCAGTTCAGCAAGCAGGAATTCGAACTTGTGCTGACCGACCTGATGCTGCCGGGCATGAACGGGATTGAACTTCTTGAGCACATCAAGGAACTCAACCCCTCGACGCAGGTGATAGTCATCACCGGCCATGCAACGGTAGCCACAGCCGTAACCGCCATGCAGAAGGGAGCCCATTCCTACATTGCCAAGCCCCTCAATCTGGATGAACTGAGGGCGCAGGTCCGTAAGGCTCTGGAACGCAGGGCCTTATCCGTAGAGGTTCTGCGTTTGAGGCAGGTTCTTGCTCAGGGCAAGCAGGATTTTCCGCTGGTCGGGCAGAGCGATGAAATAAACAAGCTTAAAAAAACCATCAAGCAGTTGGCGCATATGGACTGCAACGTCCTCATTCAGGGCGAAACCGGAACCGGAAAGGAGCTTATCGCCCGTGGAATCCACATGCTCAGCCCCCGGTCCGATGAAAGATTTATGGCCATCAACTGCGGGACCTTTACCGCTGAATTGATGGACAAGGAACTGTTCGGCCACGAGAGGGAAGCGTTTACCGGAGCCCAGAGAGGGCAGAAAGGTATTCTGGAGGTGGCAAACGGCGGAACGGTCTTCTTTGACGAGATGAGCGAACTCCCCCTGAATATGCAGGTCAAGCTGCTGCGCGTGCTGCAGGAGCGCACTTTTCTGCGGGTGGGCGGAACACAGGAGATCCCGGTCGATATCCGGGTTATCGCCGCCACCAACTGCGATCTGAAGGAAAACGTGGAAAAGGGAACTTTCAGGCAGGATCTTTTCTACCGGCTTAATGTTGTGACCCTGTCTGCTCCGCCTTTGCGTGAGCACCGGGAGGATATCCCCGTGCTCATAGGGCATTTCCTTGAGAAGCATCGAACCGAAACCCAGACCATAGACACTATTTCGCAGGAAACCCTTGATATCCTGATGAACTATTCCTTTCCCGGTAACGTGCGAGAGCTGGAAAACATCTCCCAGCGGGCGCTGGCTCTGACACGGGGAACGGTGTTCACCCCGGATCTTCTGCCCCGGGAGATCCGCAATATTGCCCGCGAAAAACCCCTGCGGACTCTCGAAGAGGTTGAGCGGCACCATATAGAAAAGGTTCTGATGGCAACCAACCGCAACAAGACGCAGGCCGCGAAGATTCTCGGAATAGACCGGGTTTCGTTATGGAGAAAGATGAAACGTCTTGGTCTTGAACGGGAAAGTTCCTGA
- a CDS encoding ATP-binding protein has protein sequence MLKLNIRQKIILGIVIFSICFGCIGMISYMNTLQLEREVLIIERVDDLSNLILEVRRIEKNYFLYRDPSLFSQGFSYLDRAEKLLNVLMGEFGNSEVKKSGQGLKTDMSRYRDLLQQLAPAADNKVRTGPDRSSKLREVGQALVEYSKSISRFERANILSINQELRSNLTLSMVGIAAVVLALVGFVSSNILKPLTQVQEATRKISQGTFKALPIKNSHDEIQQVFAALNSMVEQLLKRRKQLVQAQKLSSIGTLASGIAHQLNNPLNNISTSCQILMEGKKGEDALADKMMDNIMQETLRSRDIVKGLLEFSREREYSPGPIEIDKIVQSAVSLVSSQVPSNISLSTNIPDHIAVHVDRRKMQEAFINLLINAIQAIGEKSGEIRVSASVDKGNIVVTVSDTGQGMSPDILERIFDPFFSTKEVGQGTGLGLYIVYGIIEKHQGKIRAESRPGEGTTFVITIPLDTEHNA, from the coding sequence ATGCTGAAATTAAATATCCGTCAGAAAATCATATTAGGTATAGTCATTTTTTCCATCTGCTTCGGCTGCATAGGAATGATTTCTTATATGAACACACTGCAGTTGGAGCGGGAAGTTCTGATCATAGAACGGGTGGACGACCTGAGTAACCTTATTCTGGAGGTCCGGCGCATTGAGAAGAACTACTTCCTGTACCGGGACCCCAGCCTGTTTTCGCAGGGGTTCAGTTATCTGGACCGGGCCGAGAAGCTCCTGAACGTACTGATGGGGGAATTCGGCAATTCGGAGGTGAAGAAAAGCGGACAGGGTCTAAAGACCGATATGTCGCGCTACAGGGATCTGCTGCAGCAGTTGGCGCCTGCTGCCGATAACAAGGTCAGAACCGGGCCGGACCGGAGCAGCAAACTGAGGGAGGTCGGGCAGGCCCTTGTGGAGTATTCAAAATCCATTTCCAGGTTCGAGCGCGCGAATATCCTCAGCATAAATCAGGAACTGCGCTCAAACCTGACGCTTTCCATGGTCGGCATCGCTGCGGTTGTTCTGGCTCTGGTCGGATTTGTGTCATCAAATATACTGAAGCCGCTTACTCAGGTGCAGGAAGCGACAAGGAAAATATCACAGGGCACTTTCAAGGCTTTGCCGATCAAGAACTCTCATGATGAGATTCAGCAGGTTTTTGCCGCGCTCAATTCAATGGTTGAGCAGCTTCTGAAAAGGCGCAAACAACTGGTGCAGGCCCAGAAGCTTTCCTCCATAGGGACCCTTGCTTCCGGCATTGCCCACCAGTTGAACAACCCCCTGAACAATATTTCCACTTCCTGCCAGATATTGATGGAAGGTAAAAAGGGGGAGGACGCACTTGCTGATAAAATGATGGACAACATCATGCAGGAGACGCTGCGTTCCCGTGATATCGTTAAGGGACTGCTGGAATTTTCCAGAGAGCGCGAATATTCTCCCGGACCGATAGAAATCGACAAGATAGTCCAGTCGGCCGTCAGTCTGGTTTCCAGTCAGGTGCCGTCCAACATATCCCTTTCCACGAATATACCTGATCACATCGCCGTGCATGTGGACCGCAGGAAAATGCAGGAAGCCTTCATCAACCTGCTCATAAACGCCATTCAGGCCATCGGAGAGAAGTCCGGGGAGATTCGTGTCAGCGCTTCCGTGGATAAGGGAAATATCGTTGTTACCGTAAGCGATACCGGACAGGGGATGTCTCCGGACATACTGGAAAGGATTTTCGATCCGTTTTTTTCCACCAAGGAAGTCGGGCAGGGAACCGGACTTGGATTGTACATAGTGTACGGAATCATTGAAAAGCATCAGGGAAAAATACGCGCGGAAAGCCGTCCCGGTGAGGGTACCACCTTCGTCATTACAATCCCCCTGGATACGGAGCATAATGCATGA
- a CDS encoding AEC family transporter — MLTIVLSALIPLFLMVLAGAFCHRREILPENSATVLNGFVYYFSLPALLFVSLAETPFEEIAQGDFIGGYLVAMFIAYGLMFITSGIMFKGHFTEHGIRACSGCFPNSAYLGLPIMMYLFQSSRQALLATTLAIILPIVIIITVVVTFEIHRADKSKPVLQTVWQISLSMLKTPLIGSSFAGALFSFLHLQLPEFLANGLHSFGMASIPCALFAIGILIVRQKMEMKLLNIGVVNVFKLIVHPILTAICLLAFGVRGQMLLMGIILAGMPTATLSCILAETYRTCETETSATMLVSMILYIPAMLFTLMITEHFGFKLVAG; from the coding sequence ATGCTCACAATAGTTCTTTCCGCGCTGATTCCGCTGTTTCTTATGGTCCTTGCAGGGGCATTCTGCCACCGCAGAGAAATACTTCCCGAAAATTCGGCAACAGTCCTGAACGGATTCGTCTACTATTTTTCCCTGCCGGCACTCCTGTTCGTATCCCTGGCCGAAACACCCTTTGAAGAAATTGCCCAGGGAGACTTCATCGGCGGCTACCTTGTCGCCATGTTCATCGCATACGGGCTGATGTTTATTACATCCGGGATCATGTTCAAGGGACATTTCACGGAACACGGCATCCGGGCCTGTTCGGGCTGCTTCCCGAATTCAGCATACCTGGGTCTGCCGATCATGATGTATCTGTTCCAAAGCAGCAGACAGGCTCTCCTGGCCACGACTCTGGCCATCATCCTGCCGATAGTCATCATCATAACGGTGGTTGTCACATTCGAAATACATAGGGCGGACAAATCCAAACCCGTACTTCAGACGGTCTGGCAGATTTCCCTTTCAATGCTCAAGACCCCCCTGATCGGTTCATCCTTTGCGGGCGCGCTTTTCTCTTTTCTGCACCTGCAACTGCCTGAATTCCTTGCAAACGGCCTGCACAGCTTCGGGATGGCTTCCATTCCCTGTGCCCTTTTTGCAATCGGAATCCTGATAGTTCGTCAGAAAATGGAAATGAAACTGCTGAATATCGGTGTTGTGAATGTGTTCAAACTGATTGTGCACCCGATATTGACCGCAATATGCCTGCTGGCATTCGGGGTGCGTGGGCAGATGCTTCTGATGGGAATAATACTTGCCGGTATGCCCACAGCGACCCTTTCATGCATTCTGGCCGAGACATACCGGACCTGCGAAACGGAAACATCGGCAACTATGCTGGTTTCCATGATCCTGTACATACCGGCCATGCTCTTTACATTGATGATCACCGAACATTTCGGCTTCAAGTTGGTGGCTGGTTAG
- a CDS encoding HD domain-containing phosphohydrolase has protein sequence MGNNAAPQDIGSEEFLQISTNIVSTFGSRLPVPLCIYDEEVERVVSLFAKDTRLSDKKQEQLRRYVNEGNLFILKDDYEKLAGHISKNLGALLTEHYLDEADAAKIFYDGVLEKVRAFYGNPVGETLEEVRAVLAIYCEYVWIDPNRWTHFFNALRRDMDLCNHIVNTLFVGTAIHLKQAYNPGEKQNMNPLAMGLVLHDLGMTQIPSALLGKKGPFLYKEKMRMQEHVDIAEKMLNRLDIQDEIVKACVMDHHERLDGSGYPKGRRGDALSTEARVCAIADAFCGMIEERNQRAALNPILAAIILTECKKKYDPGLTSSLISFIISNNPEMKALLKNKEKMQQLRAIALQKMG, from the coding sequence ATGGGAAACAATGCAGCTCCTCAGGACATTGGCTCGGAAGAATTTTTGCAGATCAGCACCAACATCGTAAGTACATTCGGAAGCAGGCTGCCTGTGCCTCTTTGTATTTATGATGAGGAGGTTGAAAGAGTGGTTTCGCTCTTTGCAAAGGATACAAGGCTGTCCGATAAAAAGCAGGAACAGTTGCGCCGTTATGTAAATGAAGGCAATCTTTTCATATTAAAAGATGATTATGAGAAGCTTGCCGGACACATCAGCAAGAACCTGGGCGCATTGCTGACAGAGCACTATCTTGATGAAGCGGATGCAGCAAAGATTTTTTACGACGGTGTTCTGGAAAAGGTGCGGGCCTTTTACGGCAATCCTGTCGGCGAAACCCTGGAGGAAGTCCGGGCAGTGCTCGCGATCTACTGTGAGTATGTCTGGATTGACCCGAACAGGTGGACACATTTTTTTAATGCTCTCCGGCGTGATATGGATCTTTGCAATCACATTGTGAATACGCTTTTCGTGGGCACGGCTATTCATCTCAAACAGGCGTATAATCCCGGTGAAAAACAGAATATGAATCCGTTGGCAATGGGGCTGGTGCTCCATGATCTTGGGATGACCCAGATTCCTTCCGCCCTGCTGGGCAAGAAAGGTCCCTTCCTCTATAAAGAAAAGATGCGCATGCAGGAGCACGTCGATATTGCGGAGAAAATGCTCAACAGGCTGGATATTCAGGATGAAATTGTCAAAGCATGTGTGATGGACCACCACGAACGTCTGGACGGCAGCGGATACCCCAAGGGAAGAAGAGGGGATGCGCTGTCCACCGAGGCCAGGGTCTGCGCAATAGCCGATGCCTTTTGCGGGATGATAGAGGAACGCAATCAGCGTGCAGCACTCAACCCGATTTTAGCCGCGATTATCCTGACTGAATGCAAGAAGAAATATGATCCGGGTCTGACATCTTCACTCATCTCTTTCATTATTTCAAACAACCCTGAAATGAAGGCTCTGCTCAAAAACAAGGAAAAAATGCAGCAGCTCCGAGCCATTGCCCTGCAGAAAATGGGGTAA
- a CDS encoding transporter substrate-binding domain-containing protein gives MKVGVAHFPPWATVTEGKAGGFDPELVDRLLKRIGFKAEFLPMKFSDLLNGLKSGEIDIAASLLFRRDRNEYIRYLSPPYRTQSDVRFYARKSSGIRINKYIDMAGYKIAISKGVRYFPVFDMDDRMVKRAYPSQLAAFKALAEGEVDLAVCSGVSGEYYIRELGAQNTIRKCLFSYVPRLMPVYIGVSRKSPLMSRTDELDQILGSMKEFGVLNELANQQGVSLH, from the coding sequence GTGAAGGTCGGCGTTGCACACTTCCCGCCGTGGGCAACTGTGACCGAAGGCAAAGCAGGAGGATTTGATCCGGAACTGGTGGATCGTCTGCTCAAACGTATCGGGTTCAAGGCGGAATTTCTTCCCATGAAATTCAGTGACCTGCTGAACGGCCTGAAATCCGGAGAAATAGACATTGCCGCCAGCCTGCTTTTCAGGCGAGACCGCAATGAGTACATCCGCTATCTTTCACCACCTTACAGGACTCAGTCAGATGTCCGGTTTTACGCCAGAAAAAGTTCCGGTATACGGATAAACAAATACATCGATATGGCCGGTTACAAAATCGCCATAAGTAAAGGTGTAAGATATTTTCCCGTATTCGACATGGATGACCGGATGGTTAAAAGAGCCTATCCCTCTCAATTAGCCGCGTTCAAGGCCCTTGCAGAAGGGGAAGTAGACCTTGCTGTGTGCTCCGGTGTTTCCGGAGAATACTACATAAGGGAATTGGGAGCGCAGAACACGATCCGCAAGTGTCTGTTCAGCTATGTCCCCAGACTGATGCCCGTATATATAGGCGTGTCCAGAAAATCGCCCTTGATGTCCCGCACGGATGAGCTTGATCAGATTCTAGGCTCAATGAAAGAATTCGGTGTTCTTAATGAACTGGCGAACCAGCAGGGTGTGTCGCTGCATTAA
- a CDS encoding chloride channel protein — MFHHTDYSPAQLRAFLHFRSPSKNALLIFAAILVGACSALAAVALNRALDYLATMRVTHSGHWWVFMLPAAGAAAAVFLSRNILKESGGHGVGEVIAKVGLKQGFLRPVSIISALVTSLLTIASGGSAGPEAPVVLSGSSMGSNLSRLLRMGGQSRMTLIGCGAAGSISAIFNAPVTGMIFAVEIILGEWTPYHLIPIAISSVVATQTSRLLQGNVIPFSQDFPPMSFIDLGVSVLLAMLASLVSVGFVRAIRQVGSIWAGMSGVQWIRAGIGGLCVGLIGLVFPYSLGEGYNSIKMAIHGTLPTGFLVVSLMLLTRIATTSLTLGSGGLGGIFAPCLVIGSLFGALFYRGAAMVLPVHWLTGEGSYALMGMAGVLSGVMQAPLTSVFLVLEITNGYHAVMHIMTVTFLSSMLTHAFEPSSFYFKDLVEKGQLLRPKTDAKILADIDPTTLVHRELTSVSPQMPVSDFIGVLTSTPQTHIPIVDGDDGKFIGMVDVVAARSSILDPGQRSSNIGEVAVDRNAPVIDEDMGAEEILEIMNRSGKRTLPFIKGGEFQGFITKEDILSAYRGEMKSYGASDNLF; from the coding sequence TTGTTCCACCATACAGATTACAGTCCGGCACAGCTGAGGGCTTTTCTTCATTTCCGCAGTCCTTCCAAAAATGCCCTGCTTATTTTTGCGGCTATTCTTGTGGGGGCCTGTTCGGCGTTGGCCGCAGTCGCCCTGAACAGAGCCCTGGATTATCTTGCCACCATGCGCGTAACTCATTCCGGACACTGGTGGGTCTTTATGCTGCCTGCTGCCGGAGCTGCGGCCGCAGTTTTTTTGAGCAGGAATATTCTCAAGGAATCCGGCGGGCACGGGGTGGGGGAGGTCATCGCAAAGGTCGGGCTCAAGCAGGGGTTTCTGCGTCCCGTTTCCATTATAAGCGCTCTGGTGACCAGCCTGCTGACGATTGCCAGCGGCGGATCTGCCGGACCTGAAGCTCCGGTCGTACTCAGCGGCTCGTCAATGGGCTCCAACCTTTCCCGGCTGCTCCGGATGGGCGGTCAGTCGCGCATGACCCTGATCGGCTGCGGTGCCGCGGGATCAATTTCAGCAATCTTCAATGCGCCGGTTACCGGGATGATTTTCGCGGTTGAAATAATCCTCGGAGAGTGGACTCCGTACCATCTTATCCCCATAGCCATCTCCTCGGTGGTGGCAACCCAGACATCTCGGTTGCTGCAAGGCAATGTGATTCCTTTCAGTCAGGATTTTCCACCCATGAGCTTTATTGATCTGGGCGTTTCCGTTCTGCTGGCCATGCTGGCTTCATTGGTTTCGGTCGGTTTTGTCCGGGCCATAAGGCAGGTAGGGTCAATCTGGGCCGGGATGTCCGGTGTGCAGTGGATCAGGGCCGGAATCGGCGGGTTGTGCGTGGGGTTGATCGGGTTGGTATTCCCCTATTCGCTGGGTGAAGGATACAACTCCATCAAAATGGCGATACACGGAACCCTTCCAACCGGTTTTCTTGTAGTAAGTCTGATGCTTTTAACCCGGATAGCCACAACATCACTTACCCTTGGCAGTGGAGGGCTCGGCGGAATATTCGCCCCCTGTCTGGTAATAGGTTCCCTTTTCGGCGCTCTTTTTTACCGGGGCGCGGCCATGGTTCTGCCTGTACATTGGCTTACCGGAGAGGGGTCTTACGCACTTATGGGCATGGCCGGAGTTCTCAGCGGAGTGATGCAGGCCCCCTTGACCAGCGTTTTTCTTGTTCTGGAGATTACCAACGGCTACCATGCGGTAATGCATATAATGACGGTCACATTTCTTTCGTCCATGTTGACCCATGCCTTTGAGCCGTCCTCTTTCTACTTTAAGGACCTGGTTGAGAAAGGTCAGCTGCTGCGGCCGAAGACCGATGCAAAGATTCTGGCCGATATCGACCCCACAACTCTTGTGCATAGGGAATTGACTTCGGTAAGCCCCCAGATGCCGGTGAGCGATTTTATCGGGGTGCTTACCAGTACGCCGCAGACCCACATACCTATTGTTGACGGCGATGACGGCAAGTTCATTGGCATGGTGGATGTTGTCGCTGCCAGATCTTCCATACTTGATCCGGGACAACGCAGCAGCAACATTGGGGAAGTGGCTGTGGACCGGAATGCTCCGGTCATAGACGAGGACATGGGGGCGGAAGAAATTCTGGAGATAATGAACCGCAGCGGAAAGCGGACTCTTCCTTTTATCAAGGGGGGAGAATTTCAGGGTTTCATAACAAAGGAAGACATCCTATCCGCCTATCGTGGAGAAATGAAATCCTACGGGGCAAGTGACAATCTTTTTTAA
- a CDS encoding nucleoside transporter C-terminal domain-containing protein — MVQSIAGLIGLIGVAWLFSEDRRNVSIRNMVAGIALQLVVAGLMLKIPAFSKVMLYLNHVVDALQEATTAGSSFIFGYIGGGPLPFVETSPGASWTLAFRALPLILVVSALSALLFHWRVIPVVVRGFSFVLQKTMGIGGALGLGVASNIFVGMVEAPIIISPYVKGMTRSELMTLMISGMATISGTVLVLYASILNPVIPGAIGHILTASIISAPASILISKLIVPEKSKISSDSIVEIGRQSESSMDAVVRGTSDGVTLLINVIALLLVLVALVSLGNQVLSFLPDVYGAPLTLQRILGFIMWPIVWLMGIPAGEAFTASSLMGTKTILNEFLAYLQLAALPAGALSPRSTMIMTYAMCGFANLGSLGILIGGLISIAPSRKAEIVELGVKSVVGGTLATCMTGAIVGMLY; from the coding sequence ATGGTTCAAAGCATTGCAGGATTGATCGGACTGATTGGTGTCGCCTGGCTGTTCAGTGAAGACAGACGAAATGTCAGTATAAGAAATATGGTTGCCGGTATAGCTCTTCAACTGGTGGTAGCCGGATTGATGCTTAAGATTCCTGCTTTCAGCAAAGTCATGCTCTACCTCAACCATGTGGTGGACGCTTTGCAGGAAGCTACAACCGCCGGTTCGAGTTTCATTTTCGGATACATAGGAGGCGGACCGCTGCCTTTTGTGGAGACTTCCCCCGGTGCAAGCTGGACGCTGGCCTTCAGGGCTCTGCCTCTGATTCTGGTGGTCAGCGCTCTTTCGGCCCTGCTTTTTCACTGGAGAGTCATCCCGGTGGTCGTGCGAGGGTTTTCATTCGTCCTGCAGAAAACAATGGGAATAGGCGGGGCCTTGGGGCTTGGGGTGGCATCGAATATTTTTGTCGGTATGGTAGAGGCCCCGATTATTATTTCACCCTATGTTAAAGGTATGACCCGCAGTGAACTGATGACCCTGATGATAAGCGGCATGGCCACGATTTCCGGGACCGTGCTTGTTCTTTACGCCAGCATTCTGAACCCTGTTATTCCGGGGGCCATAGGCCATATACTGACCGCTTCGATCATCAGTGCTCCGGCTTCCATATTGATCTCAAAGCTTATTGTCCCGGAAAAATCAAAAATTTCCAGCGACAGCATTGTTGAGATAGGCCGGCAGTCTGAAAGTTCCATGGACGCAGTCGTGAGAGGAACGTCTGACGGTGTGACCCTGCTTATAAATGTGATTGCTCTGCTGCTGGTGCTGGTGGCGCTGGTTTCGCTGGGCAATCAGGTTCTGTCCTTTCTGCCGGATGTCTACGGGGCTCCTCTGACTCTGCAGCGGATTCTGGGTTTCATCATGTGGCCCATCGTCTGGCTCATGGGTATTCCGGCAGGAGAGGCCTTTACAGCATCCTCGCTTATGGGCACCAAGACGATCCTGAACGAATTTCTGGCTTATCTGCAACTGGCGGCTCTTCCTGCCGGTGCGCTTTCGCCTCGTTCTACCATGATAATGACGTATGCAATGTGCGGGTTCGCCAACCTCGGAAGTCTGGGTATTCTTATCGGTGGTCTCATTTCTATTGCTCCGTCACGTAAGGCGGAGATTGTCGAGCTCGGCGTGAAGTCGGTTGTGGGAGGAACCCTGGCCACCTGCATGACCGGAGCTATTGTGGGAATGCTTTATTAA